In Candidatus Melainabacteria bacterium, the genomic stretch ACCCACCTGGTGGTTCTCCGGCTGGGCGGCTTGCTGATTTCTGACCCGGACGTTTCGCGACGATTGTGCGTCCGATGTGCGTGAGAATCCGCAGCTCGAAAGAAGCTAAAGCTGTGTTCTTAAAAGTGCAGGGGCTGATGGTGGTTGGGAGGGATGCCTGAAAAAAACGTAGATCAAAGAGGCTTTTACATTAGCCCTCTGGAAGCGTGTAATCCAGTTGATTGCGACAACCTTACAATTGCTAGATTGCTCCGCTGATGGGCGTTGACCTGATTTCAGTGGAAAAGTTAGCGCAGCTGCGATGTCAAAATGGTGTCACTTAGCCCACCTCCGGACAAATCCTGACGACCAGGGTGGCTACAAAATCTTCTTGAACAGTCGCTTTAATAACTATTTAAAATAGTATAAGTGGGCGCAAAAAATTTGCTGCAGGTTGCGCCCTGACCAGGAGAGGAAGAGCGAAGAAGGGCAAGAAATTCCAAGAAAACACGAGGTTTTCAGGGAATTCCTTGCCTTTTGAAATAAGCGAAACGGCAGCTTCTCGGCGAGCTTACTTCTTGTGGCGGCGACGGCGTCTGGCTTTCTGTTGCATTGCATCAGAAATGTTCTTTCGGCGAACCAGACAAGCCAACCGAGCTTTTGTTTCCAGATCGGCGATGCCGACCTTGCCCGGTGTCTTGAAAATATCCGCCTGGAAGTGGCGCTGGAAGGCGGTGATCAGGACACGCTGGTCGATGGTCGGGCGATAACCGACTTTGACAAGTGCCTTCTGCACATCCGCATCGGTCCAGCCCGCAGAGGTCTTGTAGTCAGCCTGCGTCGGTACCGGCCAGACACCGAGCCCGGTAGCCGCAAGCGACTGCCAATCGAAAAGCTCACCGGGGTCCGGCTTGCGGTCAGGAGCGATGTCCGAATGACCGATGACGTGGAACGAGCGAATCTTGTGGCGATTGACGATTGCTTTGCTCAGGGCGATGACCGATTGCATCTGTACTTCGGGATACGGAGCATCGCCAGTGTTAGCAATCTCAATGCCGACCGAGGAGGAGTTGAGGTCGGTGGCGCCGTCCCAGAACGAGACGCCGGCGTGCCAGGCGCGCTTCTCTTCTGCGACGAGGCGATAGACAGTTCCATCTTCGCCGACCACATAGTGTGCGCTCACTCCCGTGGTGGGGTCGCAGAGCCTTCGAATGGCGTCTTCTGCCGTAGCCATTGCCGTGTAGTGCAAGACCAGAAATTGGACCGATTCACCCTTGCGGTCGTTGAAGTTGGGCGAAGGTCGTTCAACAAACGTGAGTCTGGGATGTTTTGTCATAGAGTTCACCTGAGTAGAGTGAACAAAGCTTTCGCGAGCTGACTTCCCCGAGTGGCAAATCATTCGCCGGGAGACATTGGGTTCCGGGCGTTTGAATCTCACAAATGGAACAGCACGCCTATACAGTCGTCTCGTTGACGAATGAAAGCGTGTTATTCGATTGGCGAAAGGGTCGGGGTGTGGCTAACTTCGAAAGACTGTGTTTGGTGGAGGAGATAAATCAATCATCTTCTACAGATGTGACAAATAGCCATAGATTCGCCTGGTCTTGGCTTCTCAAAGTCCAAGTTAGGTTTCTCGCAGTTCAGCGATACGCGCTAACTGTGCGAGTTGCGCATAGATGCTTGTTAGTTCCCGTTGCAATTGATCTGCGACGATCCGCACGTGTGCGGGTTGTTAAGCTGGATAAATGGACTTTGATTGCCATTTATGAGGAAATTTCCGATCACGTGATTTGCCTCGCCACCCGCCGTGCCTACGTGCGCGATCACTACGCTGTTGATTCTGGCTGGAGAAGATGGCTGGATCACGTATCTTGTAAATCCGTTGCTGAGCGGAATCTGTACGAAACTCTGGCAGGCTGTGGAAACTGTTCCAGTAGGTTCGTTCAGAAACATGAATACGCCAAAAGATTCGTCACCAGTGCAGCCGCCTCCGAGAACATCAAAAGAAATTCGATTCAAAGGCATATTTTTCAGACCCTGCCATTGAACCCCTGCGATTCCGCAACTGCCGTCAGTCGGCACAGTAGTGAGAATATTCAGTTGATTGGAGACGTTGCTGAAAAAAGCGAATCCTTTGCCGCAAAAGAAATTGTTCATAGTTCCGACTGTCAGGACGCCTGGGGGAGTAGCATGTGGCGGAGAGGCAGGCGCTTTACTTGTTTTGTCGCGGGCACCGGCATCGGATACTGTAAACGGCGCGATCAGGCAGATCGCTGCAGCGATCCCCAGCAAATTGCCACTCAGAAATTTAAAAGCTCTTGTCATACGAAATTCTCCCCTTGATATAAACATCTTACTCCGCATGCATGAACGACCAGAGTCACGAATCAGGGCTTGTAGCCAACTAGCCACGCGTTCAACGCTGTCGAAT encodes the following:
- a CDS encoding N-acetylmuramoyl-L-alanine amidase codes for the protein MTKHPRLTFVERPSPNFNDRKGESVQFLVLHYTAMATAEDAIRRLCDPTTGVSAHYVVGEDGTVYRLVAEEKRAWHAGVSFWDGATDLNSSSVGIEIANTGDAPYPEVQMQSVIALSKAIVNRHKIRSFHVIGHSDIAPDRKPDPGELFDWQSLAATGLGVWPVPTQADYKTSAGWTDADVQKALVKVGYRPTIDQRVLITAFQRHFQADIFKTPGKVGIADLETKARLACLVRRKNISDAMQQKARRRRRHKK